One Faecalispora anaeroviscerum genomic window carries:
- a CDS encoding cadherin-like beta sandwich domain-containing protein: MKKPWLLIMIVCAALIGYPCRAFAAATEYFSAALSAQAVYPGETVRVELSANSGALAEGELPAAFRARLGYDSARLHFLRTETSDQIQSGAFQFYDDGESVTGVYACDGLSAPRLNGVCITFVFSVPEDADPGSAAITVDIDQTADWAERLLPQYDRDTQLSFSIKPALSQDASLQKLVPSTGRLRPDFSPDIAEYDLRVGSNISSVKFQADAADSGSVRVSRQSLQRAGETTEIVVTVTAADKKSKSQYLIRVNRSENPSSAEPEQSAKPAASSTPEKQSTGKQTAEKTSSAQKSKEDATSRATGRSSSKASSSKTSSKASTKASDKNHSSPAASDPGTAAETQAVQTAGTRNLYLVGGQTDSLPIWILACCVMVLTALTAWNAWKSREKK, encoded by the coding sequence ATGAAAAAACCATGGCTGCTTATTATGATTGTATGCGCCGCACTGATTGGTTATCCCTGCCGTGCTTTTGCCGCAGCAACAGAATATTTTTCGGCGGCTCTTTCCGCACAAGCCGTTTATCCCGGCGAAACCGTGCGCGTGGAGCTTTCGGCGAATTCCGGCGCGCTGGCTGAGGGTGAGCTTCCGGCAGCATTCCGCGCCCGGCTTGGATACGACAGCGCGCGATTGCATTTTTTGCGGACAGAAACCTCCGATCAAATTCAGAGCGGGGCATTCCAGTTTTATGACGACGGAGAGAGTGTGACCGGCGTGTACGCCTGCGACGGCCTTTCGGCCCCCAGACTGAACGGTGTGTGCATCACCTTCGTTTTTTCCGTACCGGAGGACGCCGACCCCGGATCCGCCGCCATTACGGTCGATATTGATCAAACCGCCGACTGGGCTGAACGCCTGCTGCCGCAGTACGACAGAGATACTCAGCTTTCCTTTTCCATTAAACCCGCTTTGTCGCAGGACGCGAGCCTGCAAAAGCTGGTGCCCTCTACCGGAAGGCTGCGCCCCGATTTTTCGCCCGATATTGCCGAGTACGATTTGCGGGTTGGTTCGAATATCAGCTCGGTGAAATTTCAGGCGGACGCAGCAGACAGCGGCTCGGTACGGGTCAGCCGTCAGTCGCTGCAGCGGGCGGGCGAAACGACCGAAATCGTTGTAACCGTAACCGCAGCGGATAAAAAGAGCAAGTCGCAGTACCTGATCCGTGTGAACCGGTCCGAGAATCCAAGCTCTGCCGAGCCAGAGCAAAGCGCAAAGCCCGCAGCTTCTTCCACCCCGGAAAAACAAAGTACAGGAAAGCAAACCGCGGAGAAAACCAGCTCCGCGCAGAAAAGCAAGGAGGATGCTACTTCAAGAGCCACTGGCAGGAGTTCCTCCAAAGCTTCCTCCTCCAAAACATCCTCCAAGGCATCCACAAAAGCGTCCGATAAGAATCACTCTTCCCCGGCTGCGTCCGACCCGGGAACAGCGGCAGAAACGCAAGCCGTACAAACCGCCGGTACAAGGAACCTGTATCTCGTCGGCGGACAAACAGACAGTCTGCCAATTTGGATTTTAGCCTGCTGCGTAATGGTTCTAACCGCGCTGACGGCCTGGAATGCCTGGAAGAGTCGCGAAAAAAAGTAG
- a CDS encoding glycosyl-4,4'-diaponeurosporenoate acyltransferase CrtO family protein yields MFKNATLTHAIMWNVMMITMWHCVVFFACVKLPKQTFDPVKSRYQAFRWEQNGRWYRINLKIQLWKDSVPQYIGKDGFSKKHLTRVSPEYLDEFMLETCRGEWMHLKNCICVVVVVIVNSSLIMGLVFSGLILLANLPFVCIQRYNRFRLQALRDTLIKERARVRSLESRNKETALRSIS; encoded by the coding sequence ATGTTCAAAAATGCTACTCTGACTCACGCGATCATGTGGAATGTTATGATGATCACCATGTGGCATTGTGTGGTGTTTTTTGCCTGCGTCAAGCTGCCGAAGCAAACCTTTGATCCCGTGAAAAGCCGTTATCAGGCGTTCCGCTGGGAGCAGAACGGCAGGTGGTACCGCATTAATTTAAAGATTCAGCTGTGGAAAGACAGTGTACCCCAGTATATTGGAAAAGACGGATTTTCCAAAAAGCATTTGACACGCGTTTCCCCGGAATATCTGGATGAGTTTATGCTGGAAACCTGCCGCGGTGAGTGGATGCATCTGAAAAACTGTATCTGCGTGGTAGTGGTGGTGATTGTAAACTCCTCGTTGATTATGGGGTTGGTTTTTTCCGGGCTAATTTTGCTCGCAAATTTGCCGTTTGTCTGTATTCAGCGGTACAACCGCTTTCGCCTGCAAGCGCTGCGCGACACTCTGATCAAGGAGCGGGCGCGGGTCCGCAGCTTGGAGTCTCGGAACAAAGAAACCGCGTTGCGGTCGATTTCCTGA
- a CDS encoding HD domain-containing protein, translated as MKNSRNENQLPSPPQTGETRSLRVSLTPREREQFDRYARQLLEHPQVLRMEQFIQHGSVSCLEHSVAVAELSFWLCRRLGLHADWNSLVRGALLHDFFLYDWHQKDPNRPGLHGFTHPRAALKNAERLFPLSERERDIIAKHMWPLTLGSCPRFRESAIVCAADKCCSLWETFFCRSTKKP; from the coding sequence ATGAAAAACAGTCGAAATGAAAATCAGTTACCGTCACCCCCGCAAACAGGCGAAACGCGCAGTCTGCGCGTTTCGCTGACACCACGGGAGCGCGAGCAGTTTGACCGGTATGCGCGGCAGCTTTTGGAACACCCTCAGGTGCTCCGAATGGAGCAGTTCATTCAGCACGGTTCGGTCAGCTGCCTGGAACACAGCGTGGCGGTTGCTGAACTCAGCTTCTGGCTTTGCCGCAGGCTGGGTCTGCACGCCGATTGGAACAGCCTGGTGCGCGGTGCGCTGCTGCATGACTTTTTTCTGTATGACTGGCATCAAAAAGATCCGAACCGCCCCGGCCTGCATGGCTTTACGCACCCCCGCGCGGCGCTGAAAAACGCCGAGCGCCTGTTCCCGCTGAGCGAGCGGGAACGCGACATCATCGCAAAGCACATGTGGCCCCTTACGCTCGGAAGCTGCCCCAGATTCCGCGAATCTGCAATTGTCTGCGCGGCAGATAAATGCTGCTCCCTGTGGGAAACATTCTTCTGTCGTTCCACTAAAAAGCCCTGA
- a CDS encoding NADPH-dependent FMN reductase, producing the protein MNTIKLVGFTGSLRKGSYNRGALRAAKELLPEGAELEILDLSAIPFFNQDLEGGELPASVTEFKKKIAEADALLIATPEYNYSIPPVLKNALDWASRDPSRPLSGKPAAIFSVSSSALGGARVQYHLRQVGVALNLKLVNQPEVFISFARDKFDTDGNLKDEDTKKHLSALVNALVDLAKAEK; encoded by the coding sequence ATGAACACCATTAAACTTGTAGGATTTACCGGAAGCCTTCGCAAAGGCTCTTATAATCGCGGCGCGCTACGCGCTGCCAAGGAACTGCTGCCAGAGGGCGCAGAGCTTGAAATTCTGGATTTGTCTGCGATTCCTTTTTTTAATCAAGATCTGGAGGGCGGCGAGCTGCCGGCCTCTGTTACAGAGTTTAAGAAAAAGATTGCCGAGGCTGACGCTCTGCTGATCGCAACCCCCGAATACAACTATTCGATTCCACCCGTACTGAAAAACGCGCTGGACTGGGCATCCCGCGATCCATCCCGCCCGCTTTCCGGCAAGCCCGCGGCAATCTTCAGCGTTTCCAGCAGCGCGCTGGGCGGCGCCCGCGTGCAATATCACCTGCGCCAGGTTGGCGTTGCGCTGAATCTGAAGCTCGTAAACCAACCGGAGGTCTTTATTTCGTTCGCGCGGGACAAATTCGATACCGACGGCAACCTCAAGGATGAGGACACAAAAAAGCATCTGTCCGCTCTCGTGAACGCGCTTGTCGACCTGGCCAAGGCGGAGAAATAA
- the ygiD gene encoding 4,5-DOPA-extradiol-dioxygenase → MPERMPALFVGHGSPMNAVENNKYTKKWQEIGRQLAHPRAILMISAHWYTHGTRIMDTKTPRLVYDMYGFPEELYRVQYPSPGSPELAGRVQELLSVPVRADNSWGIDHGAWSVLCRMFPEANIPVVQLSVDGTADAQTHFQIGRELSSLRDEGIMIIGSGNVVHNLAKIQWEAESGFSWAEEFDGYIRDKIKQREFTDVVDYRKAGSSAKMAFPMPDHFYPLLSVLGASNEADQLTVFNEDCLMGSLSMTSYLFQP, encoded by the coding sequence ATGCCGGAAAGAATGCCTGCGCTGTTTGTGGGACATGGCTCCCCAATGAACGCAGTAGAAAACAACAAATATACAAAAAAATGGCAGGAAATTGGGCGTCAGCTGGCGCACCCCCGGGCCATTCTGATGATCTCTGCTCACTGGTATACTCACGGAACCAGAATTATGGATACGAAAACGCCGCGCCTGGTGTATGATATGTACGGGTTCCCGGAAGAGCTGTACCGGGTGCAGTACCCCTCGCCCGGCTCACCGGAGCTGGCCGGCCGTGTGCAGGAACTGCTTTCCGTTCCCGTGCGGGCAGACAACAGCTGGGGAATCGACCACGGCGCATGGTCTGTGCTGTGCCGCATGTTCCCCGAGGCCAATATTCCCGTGGTGCAGCTGAGTGTAGACGGCACCGCCGACGCACAAACTCATTTTCAAATAGGCCGGGAACTGTCGAGCCTGCGTGACGAGGGCATTATGATCATCGGCAGCGGAAACGTGGTGCATAACCTGGCAAAAATTCAATGGGAAGCAGAAAGCGGATTTTCGTGGGCCGAGGAATTCGACGGCTATATTCGGGACAAAATCAAACAGAGAGAATTCACAGACGTTGTGGATTACCGAAAAGCCGGTTCCTCTGCCAAAATGGCGTTCCCCATGCCCGATCATTTTTACCCGCTGCTGTCTGTTCTGGGGGCATCTAACGAGGCGGATCAGCTGACCGTTTTCAACGAGGATTGCCTGATGGGTTCGCTATCTATGACCAGCTACCTGTTTCAGCCATAA